In a genomic window of Struthio camelus isolate bStrCam1 chromosome 16, bStrCam1.hap1, whole genome shotgun sequence:
- the LOC104142799 gene encoding transient receptor potential cation channel subfamily V member 2 isoform X2 — MDNFTNGQPGPGQRNRLMGLLETDDSIQEDKPASSKKEERTGLHGKKGEPRPLETPYQKESSDYAPKIKINLNFRPGLVSNQKDPNRFDRDRLFSAVSRGSPEALDGLLEYLRRTSKFLTNSEYTDAKTGKTCLMKALLNLKNGRNDTIPVLLEIDQKTENPRPLVNVACSDCYYRGHTALHIAIEKRSLDVVKLLVENGADVHARAHGEFFKKKKEGVCFYFGELPLSLAACTNQPEVVEYLLNNPHQKARIQEQDTQGNTVLHALVMIADDTEENTKFVSTTYVEILKAGVKVDPTCKLEEIVNYDGLNPLQLAAKTGKVEIFKHIIQREIKDPEYRHLSRKFTEWTYGPIHVSLYDLSSIDSFEENSVLEILAYSSDTPNRYKMVVLEPLNKLLQQKWETFASKRFYFSFISYLSFMIIFTAIAYYQPLRVKPSFPVEFTAGGFLWVSGLIIILLGGIYLIFAQSLYLRRRRQSLKTMCSDSCIEILIFIQAFSLLLSAVLYGASSENYVAVMVFSLLLGWVNMLYYTRGFQRTGIYSVMIQKTILRDLLRFLLVYMIFLLGFAAALVTLMGEAPAVSQNKSVAQMEDAGSHAMYGGLFSVSLELFKITIGMGDLEFQEHARFKYFVMLLLLLFVILTYILLLNMLIALMSETVTDISGYSKSVWKLQRAIAILEIEKAWLWRQGGKRRSGCFLSVGLNKKDERWCFRVEEIKWTNWAKEVGALKEDPGNSNDSEINPEASC, encoded by the exons ATGGATAACTTCACAAATGGGCAGCCGGGCCCAGGACAGAGGAATAGGTTGATGGGACTGCTAGAAACAGATGATAGTATCCAGGAAGATAAACCTGCATCtagtaaaaaggaagaaagaacagggCTAcatggaaagaaaggagagccacgGCCCTTGGAAACACCTTATCAGAAGGAGAGCAGTGACTATGCTcctaaaatcaaaattaatttgaACTTTCGTCCAGGACTAGTAAGCAA CCAAAAGGACCCTAATCGCTTTGACAGAGACAGGCTCTTCAGCGCAGTCTCAAGgggcagccccgaggcactgGATGGCTTACTTGAGTACCTAAGGAGGACTTCTAAATTTCTCACCAATTCTGAATACACAG ATGCAAAGACTGGGAAGACCTGCTTAATGAAAGCCCTGCTGAATTTAAAGAATGGGAGAAATGACACAATCCCAGTTTTGCTGGAAATAGACCAAAAGACAGAGAATCCCAGGCCACTTGTCAACGTTGCGTGCTCTGATTGTTACTACAGAG GCCATACAGCACTCCATATTGCCATAGAGAAGAGGAGCCTGGATGTAGTGAAACTTCTAGTAGAGAATGGAGCTGATGTCCATGCCAGAGCCCATGGCGAATTcttcaagaagaagaaagagggagtttgcttttattttg GTGAACTTCCTCTCTCCTTGGCTGCTTGTACCAACCAACCTGAGGTGGTGGAATATCTTCTAAACAATCCCCACCAGAAAGCCAGGATCCAGGAGCAGGATACACAGGGCAACACAGTGCTCCATGCACTGGTGATGATTGCAGATGATACCGAGGAGAACACCAAGTTTGTGAGCACAACCTATGTTGAGATCTTGAAGGCAGGTGTGAAAGTTGACCCAACGTGCAAACTGGAGGAGATAGTGAATTATGATGGATTAAATCCTCTGCAGCTTGCTGCCAAGACGGGCAAAGTGGAG ATCTTTAAACACATCATCCAAAGAGAGATCAAAGATCCAGAGTACAGGCACCTGTCACGCAAGTTCACTGAATGGACCTATGGACCTATCCATGTGTCTCTCTATGACTTGTCCTCTATTGACAGCTTTGAGGAAAACTCTGTGCTGGAGATTCTGGCCTACAGCAGTGACACACCA aATCGGTACAAGATGGTGGTTTTGGAGCCACTGAACAAACTACTTCAGCAAAAATGGGAAACGTTTGCTTCCAAGAGATTctacttcagttttatttcataCTTGTCATTCATGATCATCTTTACAGCCATTGCCTACTATCAGCCTTTAAGGGTAAAG CCTTCATTTCCAGTGGAGTTCACAGCTGGAGGCTTCCTGTGGGTCTCTGGACTGATCATTATCTTGCTAGGAGGCATTTATCTAATTTTTGCTCAG AGTCTGTATCTGCGGAGGAGACGCCAATCTCTGAAGACTATGTGCTCTGACAGCTGCATTGAAATTTTGAT CTTCATCCAGGCATTCTCATTGCTGTTGTCAGCAGTGCTGTATGGTGCAAGTTCAGAAAACTATGTGGCAGTGAtggttttctccctgcttttggGATGGGTGAACATGCTGTATTACACACGTGGCTTCCAGCGCACTGGGATTTACAGTGTCATGATACAGAAG ACTATCCTGAGAGATCTGCTGCGTTTCCTCTTGGTTTATATGATCTTCCTCCTTGGCTTTGCTGCTG CTCTGGTTACCCTGATGGGGGAGGCTCCTGCAGTCTCTCAGAACAAGTCTGTTGCTCAGATGGAGGATGCTGGGAGCCATGCCATGTACGGCGGGCTATTTAGTGTCTCTCTGGAGCTCTTCAAGATCACCATTGGGATGGGCGACCTGGAGTTCCAGGAACATGCCAGATTCAAATACTTCGtgatgcttctgctgcttctctttgtgATCCTCACTTACATTCTTTTGCTCAACATGCTGATCGCACTCATGAGTGAGACTGTCACTGATATTTCTGGCTATAGCAAGAGTGTCTGGAAGCTGCAG AGAGCTATTGCTATTCTAGAAATAGAAAAGGCTTGGCTGTGGCGCCAAGGTGGAAAGAGGAGATCTGGCTGCTTCCTTTCAGTGGGCCTCAATAAGAAAGATGAGAGATGGTGTTTCAG AGTAGAGGAAATTAAATGGACAAATTGGGCaaaggaggtgggagctctgaaGGAAGACCCTGGTAACTCCAATGATTCAGAAATAAACCCAGAAG CTTCCTGCTGA
- the LOC104142799 gene encoding transient receptor potential cation channel subfamily V member 2 isoform X1 has product MDNFTNGQPGPGQRNRLMGLLETDDSIQEDKPASSKKEERTGLHGKKGEPRPLETPYQKESSDYAPKIKINLNFRPGLVSNQKDPNRFDRDRLFSAVSRGSPEALDGLLEYLRRTSKFLTNSEYTDAKTGKTCLMKALLNLKNGRNDTIPVLLEIDQKTENPRPLVNVACSDCYYRGHTALHIAIEKRSLDVVKLLVENGADVHARAHGEFFKKKKEGVCFYFGELPLSLAACTNQPEVVEYLLNNPHQKARIQEQDTQGNTVLHALVMIADDTEENTKFVSTTYVEILKAGVKVDPTCKLEEIVNYDGLNPLQLAAKTGKVEIFKHIIQREIKDPEYRHLSRKFTEWTYGPIHVSLYDLSSIDSFEENSVLEILAYSSDTPNRYKMVVLEPLNKLLQQKWETFASKRFYFSFISYLSFMIIFTAIAYYQPLRVKPSFPVEFTAGGFLWVSGLIIILLGGIYLIFAQSLYLRRRRQSLKTMCSDSCIEILIFIQAFSLLLSAVLYGASSENYVAVMVFSLLLGWVNMLYYTRGFQRTGIYSVMIQKTILRDLLRFLLVYMIFLLGFAAALVTLMGEAPAVSQNKSVAQMEDAGSHAMYGGLFSVSLELFKITIGMGDLEFQEHARFKYFVMLLLLLFVILTYILLLNMLIALMSETVTDISGYSKSVWKLQRAIAILEIEKAWLWRQGGKRRSGCFLSVGLNKKDERWCFRVEEIKWTNWAKEVGALKEDPGNSNDSEINPEETRSWKRMPQKQLRSAVPEEQSPLQPQLSATEMMPLEGQTRNL; this is encoded by the exons ATGGATAACTTCACAAATGGGCAGCCGGGCCCAGGACAGAGGAATAGGTTGATGGGACTGCTAGAAACAGATGATAGTATCCAGGAAGATAAACCTGCATCtagtaaaaaggaagaaagaacagggCTAcatggaaagaaaggagagccacgGCCCTTGGAAACACCTTATCAGAAGGAGAGCAGTGACTATGCTcctaaaatcaaaattaatttgaACTTTCGTCCAGGACTAGTAAGCAA CCAAAAGGACCCTAATCGCTTTGACAGAGACAGGCTCTTCAGCGCAGTCTCAAGgggcagccccgaggcactgGATGGCTTACTTGAGTACCTAAGGAGGACTTCTAAATTTCTCACCAATTCTGAATACACAG ATGCAAAGACTGGGAAGACCTGCTTAATGAAAGCCCTGCTGAATTTAAAGAATGGGAGAAATGACACAATCCCAGTTTTGCTGGAAATAGACCAAAAGACAGAGAATCCCAGGCCACTTGTCAACGTTGCGTGCTCTGATTGTTACTACAGAG GCCATACAGCACTCCATATTGCCATAGAGAAGAGGAGCCTGGATGTAGTGAAACTTCTAGTAGAGAATGGAGCTGATGTCCATGCCAGAGCCCATGGCGAATTcttcaagaagaagaaagagggagtttgcttttattttg GTGAACTTCCTCTCTCCTTGGCTGCTTGTACCAACCAACCTGAGGTGGTGGAATATCTTCTAAACAATCCCCACCAGAAAGCCAGGATCCAGGAGCAGGATACACAGGGCAACACAGTGCTCCATGCACTGGTGATGATTGCAGATGATACCGAGGAGAACACCAAGTTTGTGAGCACAACCTATGTTGAGATCTTGAAGGCAGGTGTGAAAGTTGACCCAACGTGCAAACTGGAGGAGATAGTGAATTATGATGGATTAAATCCTCTGCAGCTTGCTGCCAAGACGGGCAAAGTGGAG ATCTTTAAACACATCATCCAAAGAGAGATCAAAGATCCAGAGTACAGGCACCTGTCACGCAAGTTCACTGAATGGACCTATGGACCTATCCATGTGTCTCTCTATGACTTGTCCTCTATTGACAGCTTTGAGGAAAACTCTGTGCTGGAGATTCTGGCCTACAGCAGTGACACACCA aATCGGTACAAGATGGTGGTTTTGGAGCCACTGAACAAACTACTTCAGCAAAAATGGGAAACGTTTGCTTCCAAGAGATTctacttcagttttatttcataCTTGTCATTCATGATCATCTTTACAGCCATTGCCTACTATCAGCCTTTAAGGGTAAAG CCTTCATTTCCAGTGGAGTTCACAGCTGGAGGCTTCCTGTGGGTCTCTGGACTGATCATTATCTTGCTAGGAGGCATTTATCTAATTTTTGCTCAG AGTCTGTATCTGCGGAGGAGACGCCAATCTCTGAAGACTATGTGCTCTGACAGCTGCATTGAAATTTTGAT CTTCATCCAGGCATTCTCATTGCTGTTGTCAGCAGTGCTGTATGGTGCAAGTTCAGAAAACTATGTGGCAGTGAtggttttctccctgcttttggGATGGGTGAACATGCTGTATTACACACGTGGCTTCCAGCGCACTGGGATTTACAGTGTCATGATACAGAAG ACTATCCTGAGAGATCTGCTGCGTTTCCTCTTGGTTTATATGATCTTCCTCCTTGGCTTTGCTGCTG CTCTGGTTACCCTGATGGGGGAGGCTCCTGCAGTCTCTCAGAACAAGTCTGTTGCTCAGATGGAGGATGCTGGGAGCCATGCCATGTACGGCGGGCTATTTAGTGTCTCTCTGGAGCTCTTCAAGATCACCATTGGGATGGGCGACCTGGAGTTCCAGGAACATGCCAGATTCAAATACTTCGtgatgcttctgctgcttctctttgtgATCCTCACTTACATTCTTTTGCTCAACATGCTGATCGCACTCATGAGTGAGACTGTCACTGATATTTCTGGCTATAGCAAGAGTGTCTGGAAGCTGCAG AGAGCTATTGCTATTCTAGAAATAGAAAAGGCTTGGCTGTGGCGCCAAGGTGGAAAGAGGAGATCTGGCTGCTTCCTTTCAGTGGGCCTCAATAAGAAAGATGAGAGATGGTGTTTCAG AGTAGAGGAAATTAAATGGACAAATTGGGCaaaggaggtgggagctctgaaGGAAGACCCTGGTAACTCCAATGATTCAGAAATAAACCCAGAAG AGACAAGATCATGGAAACGGATGCCACAGAAACAACTGAGATCAGCTGTTCCAGAGGAGCAGTCACCATTGCAGCCCCAGCTATCGGCAACTGAGATGATGCCTCTAGAGGGACAAACTAGAAATCTTTAG